In Vigna unguiculata cultivar IT97K-499-35 unplaced genomic scaffold, ASM411807v1 contig_450, whole genome shotgun sequence, a single window of DNA contains:
- the LOC114171966 gene encoding uncharacterized protein LOC114171966 has translation MLCQARFEFIKSAFIFSSPSKRDVCSSPFIGLLLTALRSRKARSWRYGCVADYLSLLSGMRLGRVTMIETTCFFNWSKNAWIFITGELRRRGSTRLTYINGWQMLKLKQLILFLPLGNLQCSHEEKDP, from the exons ATGCTCTGTCAAGCTCGATTTGAATTCATCAAATCAGCATTCATCTTCTCATCTCCGTCCAAG AGAGATGTTTGCTCTAGTCCTTTCATTGGCCTTCTCCTCACTGCATTAAGAAGCAGAAAGGCTAGGTCATGGCGCTATGGTTGTG TAGCAGACTATTTATCTCTTCTTTCTGGGATGAGATTGGGGAGAGTGACAATGATAGAGACAACATGCTTCTTCAACTGGAGCAAGAATGCTTGGATATTTATCACAGGAGAGTTAAGGAGACGAGGAAGCACAAGGCTGACATATATTAATGGGTGGCAGATGCTGAAGCTCAAGCAACTAATATTGTTTCTTCCCTTAGGGAATCTACAATGCTCCCACGA GGAAAAGGATCCTTGA